ACGTCTATAACGCTTATGATTCGGCCGTCATCTAATTTCAACGGTGCAAAGCCTAATTCTATAGTGATTCCGCGGCGTTTTTCTTCGAGTAATCTATCACAATTTATGCCGGTCAACGCGTTAATTAATGCCGTCTTGCCGTGATCTATATGGCCTGCAGTGCCTATTACTAACGAAATTTCAGACATTTATGACACCTTCAAGCGATTTAATAATTATTTCGTCGTCGCCTTCCTGCAAAGTCCTGACGTGTAAAACAATCTCATCATCACGAGCACCGCACAAAATCGGAATCTCTAAGCCCCGCAATAATTTCTGAATATAACCGGCACTAAAATTTTTATGCTTGACAGCAACTCCATAGCCCGATAATTTTATTTCAGGACATGAACCGCCCCCGGCTGCGTCTTCTATTTCGATTACGTGAATATTTGCGTTAATTTTCTGCGATAACTTTTCTGCTAATAAATCAGCTCGTGATTTCAAGATTTCGGGACTTAAGCGCAACATTTTCAACGTGGGAATCTCGTCATATAATCCGCGTGAATAAAGCCTCATAGTTGACTCAAAACCTGCCAAAGTAACTTTATCGACTCTTAATGCGCGCGCTAAAGGGTATTTCTTGAGAGAGTCAATTAATTTTTTCCTGCCTACAATGCCGCCTATTTGAGGGCCTCCTAAAATTTTATCGCCTGAAAAAGTTACAATATCCGCGCCCTGTTCGAGACATGATTTAATGCTGATTTCGCCGGAATTTGCAGGAAGATTTATTATTTCAGGATCAAGAATTAACCCGCTGCCTGCATCTTCCATGAAGATTAAATTTTTCTCGTGTGCAAGTTTAGCGAGTTCTTTACGTTCCGGGGCAGTTGTAAAGCCTTCTATTCTGAAATTTGACGGGTGGACTTTGAGAAGCATTCTAGTATTTTCCGTTATAGCATTCTCATAATCAAATAAATGTGTGCGATTTGTCGTGCCAGTCTCGATTAAATTTGCGCCGCTTAACTGCATAATATCAGGAATCCTGAACGAGCCGCCTATTTCTACGAGTTCACCGCGTGAGACAATGACATCAAAATTTTTTGCGAGTGCGCTCAATGCCAGCAAGACAGCCCCGGCGTTATTATTTACTACGAGTGCAGACTCTGCTCCAGTGAGTGCGCATAATAGATCTTCAACGTGTGAATTTCTTTGACCTCGCGCGCCCGCTTTTAAATCATATTCTAAATTTGAATAACTTGACGCTATTTGACTCATAGATTTTACTGCTTCATTTGCTATTAATGAACGCCCTAAATTTGTGTGAATTATGACTCCTGCTGCATTAATAACGCGTTTCAAGCTGGGACTCAAGGCATAAGCAAACGACTTCAAGCAAGAATCCTTAAACGAGTCCGGCGAAAAAATGAACTCGTCATCATGTAAAATTTTTTGTCTAATTTGTGATAATTCCTGATTG
The genomic region above belongs to Synergistaceae bacterium and contains:
- a CDS encoding L-seryl-tRNA(Sec) selenium transferase; this translates as MDIILNSDWVQSWLESLGRIRVKRIINQELSQIRQKILHDDEFIFSPDSFKDSCLKSFAYALSPSLKRVINAAGVIIHTNLGRSLIANEAVKSMSQIASSYSNLEYDLKAGARGQRNSHVEDLLCALTGAESALVVNNNAGAVLLALSALAKNFDVIVSRGELVEIGGSFRIPDIMQLSGANLIETGTTNRTHLFDYENAITENTRMLLKVHPSNFRIEGFTTAPERKELAKLAHEKNLIFMEDAGSGLILDPEIINLPANSGEISIKSCLEQGADIVTFSGDKILGGPQIGGIVGRKKLIDSLKKYPLARALRVDKVTLAGFESTMRLYSRGLYDEIPTLKMLRLSPEILKSRADLLAEKLSQKINANIHVIEIEDAAGGGSCPEIKLSGYGVAVKHKNFSAGYIQKLLRGLEIPILCGARDDEIVLHVRTLQEGDDEIIIKSLEGVINV